In one window of Pseudomonas benzenivorans DNA:
- the uvrC gene encoding excinuclease ABC subunit UvrC — protein sequence MNAPFDASAFLATCSSRPGVYRMFGADAKLLYVGKAKNLKKRLASYFRKSGLAPKTAALVGKIAQVETTITANETEALLLEQTLIKEWRPPYNILLRDDKSYPYVFLSDGEFPRLGIHRGAKKLKGRYFGPYPSAGAIRESLGLLQKAFLVRQCEDSYFKNRTRPCLQYQIKRCKGPCVGLVEPQEYAEDVRHSVMFLEGRSNALSAELSAEMQQAAGALDFERAAELRDQVALLRRVQDQQSMEGGSGDVDIVAAMVNPGGACVHLISVRGGRVLGSKNFFPQVAIEEEGSEVLLAFLAQYYLSSQERDLPSELIVNALHEDFPTLISAIAEARSRELSISHRVRGTRARWQQLAVTNAEQALGARLANRQHVAARFEALAEALDMDELPQRLECFDISHSSGEATVASCVVFGPEGPLKSDYRRYNIEGVTAGDDYAAMHQALTRRFSKIKDGEGKLPDILLVDGGKGQLAMAREVLEELAVPDLILLGVAKGATRKPGLETLYLNDAAHEFTLPGNSPALHLIQQIRDESHRFAITGHRARRGKARRTSSLEEVAGVGPKRRRELLNHFGGLQELTRASAEEIAKAPGISKKLAESIYAALHSE from the coding sequence ATGAACGCCCCGTTCGACGCCAGTGCCTTCCTCGCCACCTGCAGCAGCCGCCCCGGTGTCTACCGCATGTTCGGGGCGGACGCCAAACTGCTCTACGTCGGCAAGGCGAAGAACCTGAAGAAGCGCCTGGCCAGCTACTTTCGCAAGAGCGGCCTGGCGCCCAAGACCGCGGCGCTGGTCGGCAAGATCGCCCAGGTCGAGACTACCATCACCGCCAACGAGACCGAGGCGCTGCTGCTCGAGCAGACCCTGATCAAGGAGTGGCGGCCGCCCTACAACATCCTGCTGCGCGACGATAAGTCCTACCCCTACGTGTTTCTCTCCGACGGCGAGTTTCCGCGTCTGGGCATTCACCGCGGGGCGAAGAAGCTCAAGGGCCGTTATTTCGGCCCCTATCCCAGCGCCGGGGCGATTCGCGAGAGCCTGGGCCTGCTGCAGAAGGCCTTCCTGGTGCGCCAGTGCGAGGACAGCTACTTCAAGAACCGCACGCGCCCCTGCCTGCAGTACCAGATCAAGCGCTGCAAGGGACCCTGTGTCGGCCTGGTCGAGCCGCAGGAGTACGCCGAGGATGTGCGCCATTCGGTGATGTTCCTCGAAGGCCGCAGCAACGCCCTGAGCGCAGAGTTGTCCGCCGAGATGCAGCAGGCCGCCGGCGCGCTGGATTTCGAGCGGGCCGCCGAGCTGCGCGACCAGGTGGCCTTGCTGCGCCGGGTGCAGGATCAGCAGAGCATGGAAGGCGGCAGCGGCGATGTGGACATAGTCGCGGCCATGGTCAACCCCGGCGGGGCCTGCGTGCACTTGATCAGCGTGCGCGGTGGGCGGGTGCTGGGCAGCAAGAACTTCTTCCCCCAGGTGGCGATAGAGGAGGAGGGTAGCGAGGTGCTGCTGGCCTTCCTCGCCCAGTACTACCTCAGCAGTCAGGAGCGCGACCTGCCCAGCGAGTTGATCGTCAATGCGCTGCACGAGGACTTCCCCACGCTGATTTCCGCCATTGCCGAGGCGCGCAGTCGCGAGCTGAGCATCAGCCATCGCGTGCGCGGCACCCGCGCGCGCTGGCAGCAACTGGCCGTGACCAATGCCGAGCAGGCCCTCGGCGCGCGCCTGGCCAACCGCCAGCATGTCGCCGCCCGGTTCGAGGCCCTGGCCGAGGCCCTGGACATGGATGAACTGCCGCAACGCCTGGAGTGCTTCGACATCAGCCACTCCAGCGGCGAGGCGACCGTGGCTTCCTGCGTGGTGTTCGGCCCCGAGGGCCCACTGAAGTCCGACTACCGGCGCTACAACATCGAAGGCGTCACCGCCGGCGACGACTACGCGGCCATGCACCAGGCCTTGACCCGGCGCTTCAGCAAGATCAAGGACGGCGAGGGCAAGCTGCCCGATATCCTCCTGGTCGACGGCGGCAAGGGCCAGCTGGCCATGGCCCGCGAGGTCTTGGAGGAACTGGCCGTGCCCGACCTGATCCTACTCGGGGTCGCCAAGGGCGCCACCCGCAAACCCGGTCTGGAAACCCTCTACCTCAACGACGCCGCCCATGAGTTCACCCTGCCGGGAAACTCGCCGGCCCTGCACCTGATCCAGCAGATTCGCGATGAATCGCACCGCTTTGCCATCACCGGACACCGCGCGCGGCGCGGCAAGGCCCGGCGTACCTCCAGCCTGGAAGAAGTCGCCGGGGTGGGACCGAAGCGCCGCCGTGAGCTGCTCAATCATTTTGGCGGCCTGCAGGAGCTGACCCGGGCGAGCGCCGAGGAGATCGCCAAGGCCCCCGGCATCAGTAAAAAGCTTGCCGAGTCGATTTATGCCGCCCTGCACAGCGAGTAG
- a CDS encoding multicopper oxidase family protein, which produces MKTLLLENVDRLTPGDWKISVRAGGWEPVPALASELSEGEGRRDFLRLTAAAMAAPLFFASTGSEARRRRRGRDPEPEPAPEPGPPVVPPSPPSIPWAKELPEEPPVLEATELDPAPTGLAQTALGECGRDKHQRWDQLYATPRQYPPMHYELSVEENDAWEFNPAYPRQRIWGFTGDSSKATTPGPTIMARYGQPVVVRFRNNLPQNHVGFGSPEISMHLHNHHVGSESDGFPGDYFSPLKAGPTLAAPGRWKDHFYSNIYAGYDELQNGIGDEREALGTLWYHDHTFDFTAPNLYRGMAGFYLLFDHIDSGNERDPSPTALRLPSYPYDYPLSFGDRRFDANGMLVYDQVDPDGTLGDKVAVNGLIEPVLKVARRKYRFRLLDIGPSRIYEFFLTRANGVSQTFDYIGNDGNLFPAPLRNRVSVRIAVAERADIVIDFSKYAIGTELFLVNRLIQTISRRADGLGASTQVLKFIVDREPAEQDLSQVPNVLRELPPLDPAEIAAAPVRRWVFERKNGMWAINGQFFNPNQSRAVIPKGGAEVWELVNIDNGWSHPIHIHFEEGRILSMTRDGVAVPVPPEWQGRKDVYVLREMSSFRIFLRFRDYVGKYVMHCHNLIHEDHAMMLRWDIREDD; this is translated from the coding sequence ATGAAGACCCTGTTACTGGAGAACGTGGACAGACTAACCCCGGGAGATTGGAAGATTTCCGTCCGTGCGGGTGGTTGGGAGCCGGTTCCCGCGCTGGCCAGCGAGCTGTCGGAGGGCGAGGGCCGGCGTGACTTCCTGAGGCTCACGGCGGCGGCCATGGCTGCACCTCTATTCTTCGCCTCGACCGGCAGCGAGGCCCGCCGCCGGCGCCGCGGGCGCGATCCGGAGCCGGAGCCCGCGCCGGAACCCGGTCCGCCGGTCGTGCCGCCTAGCCCGCCGAGCATTCCCTGGGCCAAGGAGCTGCCGGAAGAGCCGCCCGTGCTGGAGGCCACCGAGCTGGACCCTGCCCCCACCGGCCTGGCGCAGACCGCCCTGGGCGAATGCGGGCGTGACAAGCATCAGCGCTGGGACCAGCTGTATGCCACGCCGCGCCAGTATCCGCCGATGCATTACGAGCTGAGCGTCGAGGAAAACGACGCCTGGGAATTCAACCCGGCCTACCCGAGGCAGCGCATCTGGGGCTTCACCGGCGACTCGTCCAAGGCGACCACCCCGGGGCCGACCATCATGGCCCGTTACGGTCAGCCGGTGGTGGTGCGCTTTCGTAACAACCTGCCGCAGAACCATGTCGGCTTCGGCTCGCCGGAAATCTCGATGCACCTGCACAATCACCATGTCGGCTCCGAGAGCGACGGCTTCCCCGGCGACTACTTCAGCCCGCTCAAGGCCGGCCCGACCCTGGCCGCGCCGGGGCGGTGGAAGGACCACTTCTATTCGAACATCTACGCCGGCTACGACGAACTGCAGAACGGTATCGGCGACGAGCGCGAGGCGCTGGGCACCCTGTGGTACCACGACCACACCTTCGACTTCACCGCGCCCAACCTGTACCGCGGCATGGCCGGTTTCTACCTGCTCTTCGACCATATCGACTCGGGCAACGAGCGCGACCCCAGTCCTACGGCCCTGCGCCTGCCCAGTTACCCCTACGACTATCCGCTGAGCTTCGGCGACCGCCGTTTCGACGCCAACGGCATGCTGGTCTACGACCAAGTGGACCCGGACGGCACTCTGGGCGACAAGGTCGCGGTCAACGGCCTGATCGAGCCGGTGCTGAAAGTGGCGCGGCGCAAGTATCGCTTCCGCCTGCTGGATATCGGCCCGAGCCGAATCTACGAGTTCTTCCTGACCCGTGCCAACGGCGTGTCGCAGACCTTCGACTACATCGGCAACGACGGCAACCTGTTCCCCGCGCCACTGCGCAATCGCGTCAGCGTGCGCATCGCCGTGGCCGAGCGCGCGGATATCGTCATCGACTTCTCCAAATACGCGATCGGCACCGAGCTGTTCCTGGTCAACCGCCTGATCCAGACCATATCGCGCCGTGCCGATGGTCTAGGGGCATCCACCCAGGTGTTGAAGTTCATCGTCGACCGCGAGCCGGCCGAGCAGGACCTGAGCCAGGTGCCGAATGTGCTGCGCGAATTGCCGCCCCTGGACCCGGCGGAGATCGCCGCGGCGCCGGTACGGCGCTGGGTGTTCGAGCGCAAGAACGGCATGTGGGCGATCAACGGCCAGTTCTTCAATCCCAATCAGTCGCGGGCGGTGATTCCCAAGGGCGGCGCCGAGGTCTGGGAGCTGGTGAACATCGACAACGGCTGGAGCCACCCCATCCATATCCACTTCGAGGAGGGGCGCATCCTCAGCATGACCCGCGACGGCGTCGCGGTGCCGGTACCCCCGGAGTGGCAGGGGCGCAAGGACGTTTACGTGCTCAGGGAAATGTCGAGCTTCAGGATCTTCCTGCGCTTCCGCGACTACGTCGGCAAGTACGTGATGCACTGTCACAACCTGATCCACGAGGATCACGCGATGATGCTGCGCTGGGACATCAGGGAAGACGACTAG
- the putP gene encoding sodium/proline symporter PutP: MSMSTPTLVTFIIYLIGMLVIGFAAYRLTDDLSDYVLGGRRLGPGVAALSAGASDMSGWLLLGLPGALYAAGMNQVWIAVGLTIGAYLNWQFVARRLRVYTEVARDAITVPDYLENRFHDSSKVLRMISALVILLFFTFYTSSGMVAGATLFEKSFGMEYGVALWVGAIVIISYTFLGGFLAVCWTDFVQGLLMFLALLMVPIAVIAADGGWGNTVSEVAAIDPARLDIFHNMTLFGIVSLMAWGLGYFGQPHIVVRFMGLRRSRDMPTAKLIGMTWMVLALYGAIFTGFAGIAYFAESPLENPETVFISLSQVLFNPWVAGVLLAAILSAIMSTIDSQLLVSSSALTEDFYKAMIRPNAGQQELVWIGRGTVILIALIAVLMARDPDSTVLGLVSYAWGGFGAAFGPVIILSLFWKRMTRNGAIAGMVVGALTVILWKQVEGGMFDMYEILPGFILCALTVVGVSLMGPAPTAAIRSEFDAFEKTLHD, translated from the coding sequence ATGAGCATGAGTACCCCCACCCTTGTGACTTTCATCATCTATCTGATTGGCATGCTGGTGATCGGGTTTGCGGCCTATCGGCTCACCGACGACCTGTCCGACTACGTACTCGGCGGACGCCGCCTCGGACCCGGCGTGGCGGCGCTGAGCGCCGGCGCCTCGGACATGAGCGGCTGGCTGCTGCTCGGGCTGCCCGGTGCGCTCTATGCCGCCGGCATGAACCAGGTGTGGATCGCGGTGGGGCTGACCATTGGCGCCTACCTGAACTGGCAGTTTGTGGCGCGGCGGCTGCGGGTTTACACCGAGGTCGCACGAGACGCGATCACCGTGCCCGACTACCTGGAGAATCGCTTCCATGACAGCAGCAAGGTGTTGAGGATGATCTCGGCGCTGGTGATTCTGCTGTTCTTCACCTTCTACACCTCGTCCGGCATGGTGGCAGGCGCGACCCTGTTCGAGAAGAGTTTCGGCATGGAGTACGGTGTCGCGCTCTGGGTGGGCGCGATCGTCATCATTTCCTATACCTTTCTCGGCGGTTTTCTGGCCGTGTGCTGGACCGACTTCGTGCAAGGCCTGCTGATGTTCCTCGCCTTGCTCATGGTGCCGATTGCGGTGATCGCGGCCGATGGTGGCTGGGGCAACACGGTGTCGGAGGTGGCGGCGATCGATCCGGCGCGGCTCGACATCTTCCATAACATGACGCTGTTCGGCATCGTCTCGCTGATGGCCTGGGGGCTGGGTTATTTCGGCCAGCCCCATATCGTCGTGCGCTTCATGGGCCTGCGCCGTTCTCGCGACATGCCCACCGCCAAGCTGATCGGCATGACCTGGATGGTGCTGGCGCTGTATGGCGCGATCTTCACCGGCTTTGCCGGCATCGCCTACTTCGCCGAGAGTCCGCTGGAGAATCCGGAAACGGTGTTCATCAGCCTGTCGCAAGTGCTGTTCAATCCCTGGGTGGCCGGCGTGCTGCTGGCGGCAATCCTGTCGGCGATCATGAGCACCATCGACTCGCAGCTGCTGGTGTCCTCGAGCGCCCTGACCGAAGACTTCTACAAGGCCATGATCCGGCCTAACGCCGGCCAGCAGGAGCTGGTGTGGATCGGCCGCGGTACGGTGATTCTGATCGCGCTGATCGCGGTGCTCATGGCGCGCGACCCCGACAGTACGGTGCTCGGTCTGGTTTCCTATGCCTGGGGCGGGTTCGGCGCGGCGTTCGGCCCGGTGATCATCCTGTCGCTGTTCTGGAAGCGCATGACCCGCAACGGCGCGATTGCCGGCATGGTGGTCGGCGCGCTGACGGTGATTCTGTGGAAGCAGGTCGAAGGCGGCATGTTCGACATGTACGAGATTCTTCCCGGCTTCATCCTCTGTGCGCTCACGGTTGTCGGGGTCAGCCTGATGGGGCCGGCGCCGACGGCGGCGATCCGGAGCGAGTTCGATGCCTTCGAGAAGACCCTTCATGACTAG
- a CDS encoding SCO family protein produces MNTRRKLLAGMGAVALGGLLWQRFPAEADGEVEDAVQAPEDTYFPNVWVTTHEGERVRFYDDLVRGKIITVNMMYVDCAGACPTMTSNLRKVQDLLGERLGAEVFMYSITLQPEIDRPEHLEEYVRQQRLLPGWKFLTGDPADITRLRYGLGFYDPDPEVDRNLATHTGMLRVGNDRNERWTMAPALADPERIITTINHVDGAMVHTVHRGREGASRVG; encoded by the coding sequence ATGAATACGCGAAGAAAACTGCTGGCCGGAATGGGCGCGGTGGCGCTGGGCGGGCTGCTCTGGCAGCGCTTCCCGGCGGAGGCGGACGGCGAGGTCGAGGATGCCGTTCAGGCCCCCGAGGATACCTACTTCCCCAACGTCTGGGTCACCACCCACGAGGGTGAACGGGTGCGCTTCTACGACGACCTGGTGCGGGGCAAGATCATCACGGTCAACATGATGTACGTGGACTGCGCCGGTGCCTGCCCGACCATGACCTCCAACCTGCGTAAGGTGCAGGATTTGCTCGGCGAGCGGCTGGGTGCGGAGGTGTTCATGTACTCCATCACCCTGCAACCGGAGATCGACCGCCCGGAACATCTCGAGGAGTACGTCAGGCAGCAGCGTCTGTTGCCCGGCTGGAAGTTCCTCACCGGTGACCCGGCCGATATCACCCGGCTGCGCTACGGCCTGGGCTTCTACGACCCGGACCCGGAAGTCGACCGCAACCTGGCCACCCATACCGGCATGCTGCGGGTCGGCAACGACCGCAACGAGCGCTGGACCATGGCGCCGGCCCTGGCCGACCCGGAGCGCATCATCACCACCATCAACCATGTCGATGGAGCCATGGTGCACACCGTCCATCGGGGGCGCGAGGGTGCCAGCCGCGTCGGCTAG
- a CDS encoding sensor domain-containing diguanylate cyclase — translation MFGEHCPGPFSSCGDGMTGWFNSFRIRLTLFFGALSMALGLGLFLYITQVSSESMTNARGETLRGLTGHIADVLAETLRERERELWLLSQSPMFVDGPLDGVAMRRRLDQVKASYRHYAWLGVADAAGMIQSAADGLLIGQNVDQRPWFQEGRKGRFVGDIHEAVLLAKKLAALPSGEPLRFVDFAAPIHDARGELRGVLAAHAHWQWVAEVINRALPANAEGEKIEALIFSADGRLLHPYEEIGQLSLPAQLKAGENSPTIVEWSDDGRYLTSNVVVRASTRVELGWRVVLRQPVQHALAPVARMQRSLILLGLFTSAVFMLLAYRLAVAFSRPVEQLAVAARRIERGDEQTHFRFAGRTLELRGLAASLEGMTSTLLANRQALEASNASLEQKVEERTAELTEANQQLSLLARRDALTGLHNRLAATERLREEFLRAQRSGKPYALLLLDVDYFKKVNDTHGHAVGDAVLKHVASLLGVALRQTDFVARYGGEEFLVLLPECDRSNALLVAEKIRQRVASATVPGVGHITLSCGVAMADVGDQDEDLAVRLADQALYQAKDAGRNRVVFQAQALA, via the coding sequence ATGTTCGGGGAACATTGCCCCGGCCCCTTTTCTTCTTGCGGTGACGGCATGACCGGGTGGTTCAATAGCTTTCGTATTCGCCTCACGCTGTTCTTTGGTGCACTCAGCATGGCCTTGGGGCTGGGGCTGTTCCTGTATATCACCCAGGTCTCATCGGAAAGCATGACCAATGCCCGAGGGGAAACCCTTAGAGGGCTGACCGGGCACATCGCCGATGTCCTGGCGGAAACTCTGCGCGAGCGTGAGCGTGAGCTGTGGTTGCTCAGCCAGAGCCCGATGTTCGTCGATGGCCCGCTCGACGGGGTGGCGATGCGCAGGCGACTGGACCAGGTCAAGGCGTCTTATCGTCACTACGCCTGGCTTGGGGTTGCGGATGCCGCCGGCATGATCCAGTCTGCCGCCGATGGTCTGCTGATAGGCCAGAACGTCGATCAGCGGCCCTGGTTCCAGGAGGGCCGCAAAGGGCGCTTTGTCGGTGATATCCATGAGGCGGTGTTGTTGGCCAAAAAACTGGCGGCATTGCCTTCCGGCGAGCCGCTCCGTTTCGTGGACTTTGCCGCGCCCATTCATGACGCCAGGGGAGAGCTGCGCGGCGTGCTGGCCGCCCATGCCCATTGGCAGTGGGTGGCGGAGGTCATCAACAGGGCGCTACCCGCCAATGCCGAAGGCGAGAAGATCGAGGCCCTCATTTTCAGCGCGGATGGTCGGTTACTCCACCCCTATGAGGAAATCGGTCAGCTGAGCCTGCCCGCGCAACTGAAGGCTGGGGAAAATTCGCCGACCATCGTCGAATGGAGCGACGACGGACGCTATCTGACCAGCAATGTGGTGGTTCGCGCTTCCACCAGAGTGGAGCTCGGCTGGCGTGTGGTGCTACGCCAACCGGTTCAACACGCGCTCGCCCCAGTCGCGCGCATGCAGCGTAGCCTTATCCTGCTGGGGCTGTTCACCTCGGCGGTGTTCATGCTGCTGGCCTACCGCCTGGCAGTGGCGTTCAGCCGGCCCGTCGAGCAATTGGCTGTTGCGGCGCGGCGCATCGAGCGGGGCGATGAGCAGACTCACTTTCGTTTCGCTGGACGCACACTTGAGCTGCGCGGGCTGGCCGCGTCTCTGGAGGGCATGACGAGTACCTTGCTGGCCAACCGGCAGGCTCTGGAGGCGAGTAACGCCAGCCTGGAGCAGAAAGTCGAGGAGCGCACCGCCGAACTGACGGAGGCCAACCAGCAGCTCAGCCTGCTGGCGCGGCGTGACGCCCTGACTGGACTGCATAACCGGCTGGCAGCCACTGAACGGCTGCGCGAGGAGTTCCTGCGTGCCCAGCGTAGCGGCAAGCCCTATGCCTTGCTGTTGCTGGATGTGGACTACTTCAAGAAGGTCAACGACACCCATGGCCATGCAGTGGGCGATGCGGTGCTCAAGCACGTTGCCTCTCTCCTTGGCGTGGCTTTGCGACAGACCGATTTCGTGGCCCGCTACGGTGGTGAAGAGTTCCTGGTGTTGCTGCCCGAGTGCGATCGGTCGAATGCACTTCTGGTCGCCGAGAAAATTCGTCAGCGAGTGGCTTCGGCCACTGTGCCGGGGGTGGGGCACATCACCCTGAGCTGTGGTGTGGCCATGGCCGATGTGGGCGATCAGGACGAGGACTTGGCCGTGCGCCTTGCCGACCAGGCCCTGTACCAGGCTAAAGATGCCGGCCGCAACAGGGTGGTTTTTCAGGCGCAGGCTCTGGCTTGA
- a CDS encoding multicopper oxidase family protein produces MKHTATGSDKDKGGAPSHDATSPKRTSSVQEEKGEDEGRRAFIKGTAVGLALPLPLLLSATSGSGKRRERRDDEAERGDRPEKSPPSIPWQIELPLAHEPLRPAVLDPAPMEEANTAAGEAGRDAHQRWDELYERVREYPPVYYEMSAAENPAWIFNPAYPPQRTWGFAYGGTAATSPGPTIIARYGQPTIVRIYNHLPQDHKGFGSPEIATHLHNAHTASESDGFPGDFYSAFKAGPTLAAPGQFLDHFYPNIYAGYDEQQNGIGDPREALGTLFYHDHTMDFTAPNLVRGLMGFLLLFDDVDSGDERDPSPAALRLPSYPYDYPLAFADRLFDRNGILFYDPVDPEGTLGDKVIVNGYVEPVLRVAARKYRLRLLNGGPSRVYEFYLVDANDRVQTFTYIANDGNLLPAPLFNQQRVRLSVAERGDIVVDFSRYPIGTELYLVNRLEQDDTRRPDEVEAPGVRLLKLIVDRFPPEQDLSRVPPVLRELRPLDPEEIANAPVRRFEFERTNGMWAINDKFFNPLRSAEDVRQGSVEVWDLINNSGGWSHPIHIHLEEGRIIAKFQDGIDEDDRVPVPPHEQGRKDVFALLPNSRTKVLLRFRDFLGKYVMHCHNLIHEDHAMMLRFDVVAPGQQTDDPAPDRDRPGERLDRDDKRSSRGQGKGRRG; encoded by the coding sequence ATGAAGCACACAGCAACCGGAAGCGACAAGGACAAGGGGGGCGCGCCATCCCATGATGCCACTTCCCCGAAGCGCACCAGCAGCGTGCAAGAAGAGAAGGGCGAGGACGAAGGCCGCCGTGCCTTTATCAAGGGTACGGCGGTGGGCTTGGCGCTGCCGCTACCGCTGCTGCTGAGTGCCACGAGCGGTAGCGGCAAGAGGCGGGAGCGCCGCGACGACGAGGCCGAGCGGGGCGACAGGCCGGAGAAGAGTCCGCCGAGCATTCCCTGGCAGATCGAGTTGCCGCTGGCCCATGAGCCGCTGCGACCGGCGGTGCTCGACCCGGCGCCGATGGAGGAGGCCAACACCGCGGCCGGCGAGGCCGGGCGCGACGCCCATCAGCGCTGGGACGAGCTCTACGAGCGCGTGCGGGAATATCCGCCCGTTTACTACGAGATGAGCGCTGCGGAAAACCCCGCCTGGATCTTCAATCCGGCCTATCCGCCGCAGCGTACCTGGGGCTTCGCCTATGGCGGCACCGCCGCGACCTCGCCGGGGCCGACCATAATCGCGCGCTACGGCCAGCCGACCATAGTGCGCATCTACAACCACTTGCCCCAGGACCACAAGGGCTTCGGCTCGCCGGAGATCGCCACCCATCTGCACAACGCGCACACGGCCTCGGAGAGCGACGGATTTCCCGGGGACTTCTACAGTGCGTTCAAGGCCGGGCCGACCCTGGCCGCCCCCGGGCAGTTCCTGGATCACTTCTATCCCAACATCTACGCCGGCTACGACGAGCAGCAGAACGGCATCGGCGACCCGCGCGAAGCCTTGGGCACCTTGTTCTACCACGACCACACCATGGACTTCACCGCGCCGAACCTGGTCCGTGGCCTGATGGGCTTCCTCCTGCTGTTCGACGATGTCGACTCCGGCGACGAGCGCGACCCCAGTCCCGCGGCGCTGCGCCTGCCCAGCTACCCTTACGACTATCCCCTGGCGTTCGCCGACCGCCTATTCGACCGCAATGGCATCCTGTTCTACGACCCGGTGGACCCGGAGGGTACCCTGGGCGACAAGGTCATCGTCAACGGCTATGTCGAGCCGGTGTTGCGGGTGGCGGCGCGCAAGTACCGTTTGCGCCTGCTCAACGGCGGCCCGAGCCGCGTCTACGAGTTCTATCTGGTCGACGCGAACGACAGGGTGCAGACCTTCACCTACATCGCCAACGACGGCAACCTGCTGCCGGCGCCGCTGTTCAACCAGCAGCGGGTGCGCCTGAGCGTGGCCGAGCGCGGCGATATCGTGGTGGATTTTTCCCGGTACCCGATCGGCACCGAACTCTACCTGGTCAATCGCCTGGAGCAGGACGACACGCGGCGCCCGGATGAGGTGGAGGCCCCTGGCGTGCGCTTGCTGAAGCTGATCGTCGATCGTTTCCCGCCCGAGCAGGACCTCAGCCGGGTGCCGCCGGTGCTGCGCGAGCTGCGCCCGCTCGATCCGGAGGAGATCGCCAATGCGCCGGTGCGCCGCTTCGAGTTCGAACGCACCAACGGCATGTGGGCGATCAACGACAAGTTCTTCAATCCGCTGCGCAGCGCCGAAGACGTTCGCCAGGGCAGCGTCGAGGTCTGGGACCTGATCAACAACTCGGGCGGCTGGTCCCACCCCATTCACATCCACCTGGAGGAGGGGCGGATCATCGCCAAGTTCCAGGACGGCATCGACGAGGACGATCGGGTGCCCGTGCCGCCCCACGAGCAGGGGCGTAAGGATGTGTTCGCCTTGCTGCCGAACTCGCGGACCAAGGTGCTGCTGCGCTTTCGCGACTTCCTCGGCAAGTACGTCATGCACTGCCATAACCTGATCCACGAAGACCACGCGATGATGCTGCGCTTCGATGTCGTCGCGCCCGGCCAGCAGACGGATGACCCGGCTCCTGATCGGGACCGGCCCGGCGAGCGTCTCGACCGTGACGACAAGCGCTCGTCTCGAGGCCAGGGCAAGGGCCGCAGAGGCTAG
- the pgsA gene encoding CDP-diacylglycerol--glycerol-3-phosphate 3-phosphatidyltransferase, with product MNIPNLLTVLRVLLIPIFILLFYLPFSWSYWAAAGVFACAAFTDWLDGYLARRWEQSTPFGAFLDPVADKLMVAVALVLLVAEHANLWLTLSAAIIIGREIVVSALREWMAELGARAHVAVSNLAKWKTAAQMLALIILLANPPLFNFWVLLGYALLIVAAVLTLWSMLQYLLAAWPHLSTTAEKK from the coding sequence ATGAACATCCCCAACCTGCTTACCGTGCTCCGCGTCCTACTGATCCCGATCTTCATCCTGCTGTTCTATCTGCCTTTTTCCTGGAGCTATTGGGCCGCCGCCGGCGTGTTCGCCTGTGCCGCCTTCACCGACTGGTTGGATGGCTACCTGGCGCGTCGTTGGGAGCAGAGCACGCCTTTCGGCGCCTTCCTCGACCCGGTCGCCGATAAGTTGATGGTGGCCGTCGCCCTGGTGTTGCTGGTGGCCGAACATGCCAACCTGTGGCTGACGCTGTCGGCGGCAATCATCATCGGCCGGGAAATCGTGGTGTCGGCCCTGCGCGAGTGGATGGCCGAACTGGGCGCCCGTGCCCATGTCGCGGTGTCCAACCTGGCCAAGTGGAAAACCGCCGCGCAGATGCTCGCGCTGATCATCCTGCTGGCCAATCCGCCGCTGTTCAACTTCTGGGTGCTGCTTGGCTATGCGCTGCTGATCGTCGCCGCGGTGCTGACCCTGTGGTCGATGCTGCAGTACCTGCTGGCCGCCTGGCCGCACCTGAGTACCACCGCGGAAAAGAAATAA
- the gacA gene encoding response regulator transcription factor GacA: MIRVLVVDDHDLVRTGITRMLADIDGLQVVGQADSGEESLKKTRELKPDVVLMDVKMPGIGGLEATRKLLRSHPELKVVAVTACEEDPFPTRLLQAGAAGYLTKGAALTEMVQAIRQVFAGQRYISPQIAQQLALKPFQPQGNASPFDLLSEREIQIALMIASCQKVQSISDKLCLSPKTVNTYRYRIFEKLSITSDVELALLAVRHGMVDAVS, translated from the coding sequence TTGATTAGGGTGCTGGTGGTCGATGACCACGATCTGGTTCGAACAGGCATCACGCGCATGCTGGCGGACATCGACGGCCTGCAGGTCGTCGGTCAGGCCGACTCCGGCGAGGAGTCGTTGAAGAAAACCCGCGAACTCAAGCCCGATGTCGTCCTGATGGACGTCAAGATGCCGGGTATCGGCGGCCTGGAGGCCACCCGCAAGCTGCTGCGCAGCCATCCTGAGCTGAAGGTGGTGGCGGTTACCGCGTGCGAGGAAGACCCTTTCCCCACCCGCTTGCTGCAGGCGGGGGCGGCCGGTTACCTGACCAAGGGCGCGGCGCTGACGGAGATGGTCCAGGCCATCCGCCAGGTGTTTGCCGGGCAGCGCTACATCAGCCCGCAGATTGCCCAGCAGCTGGCGTTGAAACCCTTCCAACCCCAGGGCAATGCTTCGCCATTCGACCTGTTGTCCGAGCGCGAAATCCAGATCGCGCTGATGATCGCCAGCTGTCAGAAGGTGCAGAGTATCTCCGACAAGCTGTGTCTGTCGCCGAAAACGGTGAACACCTACCGCTATCGGATCTTCGAGAAACTATCGATCACCAGCGATGTCGAGCTCGCCTTGCTGGCGGTGCGCCACGGCATGGTCGATGCCGTCAGCTGA